A genomic stretch from Streptococcus oralis includes:
- a CDS encoding PhoH family protein, which translates to MKEHSIDIQLSHPDDLFHLFGSNERHLRLMEEELDVVIHARTEIVQVLGEETACEEARQVIQALMVLVNRGMTIGTPDVVTAISMVKNDEIDKFVALYEEEIIKDNTGKPIRVKTLGQKLYVDSVKQHDVTFGIGPAGTGKTFLAVTLAVTALKRGQVKRIILTRPAVEAGESLGFLPGDLKEKVDPYLRPVYDALYQILGKDQTTRLMEREIIEIAPLAYMRGRTLDDAFVILDEAQNTTIMQMKMFLTRLGFNSKMIVNGDISQIDLPRNVKSGLIDAQEKLKNIHQIDFVHFSAKDVVRHPVVAQIIRAYEPAPVKVEESNQETE; encoded by the coding sequence CAGATGACTTGTTCCATCTTTTTGGTTCCAATGAGCGCCATCTTCGTTTGATGGAAGAAGAACTCGATGTGGTGATTCATGCTCGTACGGAGATTGTCCAGGTTTTGGGGGAAGAGACTGCCTGTGAGGAAGCCCGTCAGGTTATCCAGGCTTTGATGGTCTTGGTAAATCGTGGAATGACCATTGGCACGCCAGATGTGGTGACTGCGATTAGTATGGTCAAAAACGATGAAATTGACAAGTTTGTCGCCCTTTACGAAGAAGAAATTATCAAAGACAATACTGGGAAACCGATTCGTGTCAAAACCTTGGGTCAAAAACTTTATGTGGACAGTGTCAAACAGCATGATGTGACCTTTGGAATCGGACCTGCAGGGACAGGGAAGACCTTTCTTGCAGTGACCCTGGCAGTAACTGCCCTTAAACGTGGGCAGGTCAAGCGGATTATCCTTACTCGTCCAGCAGTGGAAGCAGGTGAGAGTCTAGGATTTCTTCCGGGTGATCTCAAGGAGAAGGTGGATCCTTATCTTCGACCAGTTTATGATGCCTTGTACCAGATTCTCGGGAAAGACCAGACGACTCGTCTCATGGAGCGTGAAATTATCGAAATCGCGCCCCTTGCCTACATGCGTGGACGGACCTTGGATGATGCCTTTGTCATTCTTGATGAGGCGCAAAACACGACCATCATGCAGATGAAGATGTTCCTGACTCGTTTAGGATTTAATTCTAAGATGATTGTCAATGGAGATATCAGTCAGATTGACCTGCCACGAAATGTCAAGTCCGGTTTGATTGATGCCCAAGAAAAACTCAAGAACATTCACCAAATCGACTTTGTTCATTTTTCAGCCAAGGATGTGGTTCGCCATCCAGTTGTCGCTCAGATTATCCGAGCTTATGAACCAGCTCCAGTTAAGGTTGAAGAAAGTAACCAAGAAACAGAATAG